The Mustelus asterias unplaced genomic scaffold, sMusAst1.hap1.1 HAP1_SCAFFOLD_4131, whole genome shotgun sequence region ctctgtgtcggtctctctctctctctgtgtctgtctctctctctctctgtgtctgtctctctctctctctgtgtcggtctctctctctctctgtgtcggtctctctctctgtgtcggtctctctctctgtgtcggtctctctctctctctgtgtcggtctctctctctctctgtgtcggtctctctctctctctgtgtcggtctctctctctctctgtgtcggtctctctctctctctgtgtcggtctctctctctctctgtgtctgtctctctctctctctgtgtcggtctctctgtctctctgtgtctgtctctctgtctctctgtctctctgtctctctgtctctctgtctctctgtctctctgtgtctgtctctctctctctctgtgtctgtctctctctctctgtgtctgtctctctctctctctgtgtctgtctctctctctctctgtgtctgtctctctctctctctgtgtctgtctctctctctctctgtgtctgtctctctctctctctgtgtctgtctctctctctctctgtgtctgtctctctctctctctgtgtctgtctctctctctctctgtgtctctctcgctcgctctgtgtctgtctctctctcgctcgctctctgtgtctgtctctctctcgctctctctgtgtctgtctctctctcgctctctctgtgtctgtctctctctcgctctctctgtgtctgtctctctctctctctgtctgtctctctctctctctgtgtctgtctctctctctctctgtgtctgtctctctctctctctgtgtctgtctcgctcgctctctgtgtctgtctctctctcgctctctctgtgtctgtctctctctcgctctctctgtgtctgtctctctctcgctctctctgtgtctgtctctctctcgctctctgtgtctgtctctctctcgctctctctctctctgtctgtctctctctcgctctctctctctctgtctgtctgtgtctctctcgctctctctctctgtctgtctgtctctctctcgctctctctctgtctgtctgtctctctctcgctctctctctctgtctgtctctctctctctctctgtgtctgtctctctctctctctctgtgtctgtctctctctctctctctgtctgtctctctctctctctgtgtctctctctcgctcgctctctgtgtctgtctctctctcgctctctctgtgtctgtctctctctcgctctctctctctgtgtctgtctctctctcgctctctctgtgtctgtctctctctctgtctgtctgtctctctctcgctctctctctctctctgtctgtctctctctcgctctctctctctgtctgtctgtctctctctcgctctctctctctctctgtctgtctgtctctctctcgctctctctctctgtctgtctctctctcgctctctctctctgtctgtctgtctctctctcgctctctgtctgtctgtctctctctctctgtctgtctgtctctctctcgctctctctgtctgtctgtctgtctctctctcgctctctctctgtctgtctgtctctctcgctctctctctctgtctgtctgtctctctctcactctctctctgtgtctctgtctctctcgctctctctgtgtctctgtctctctcgctctctctctctgtgtctctctctcgctctctctgtctgtctgtctctctctcgctctctctctgtctgtctctctcgctctctctctctgtctgtctgtctctctctcgctctctctctctgtctgtctgtctctcgctctctctctctgtctgtctctctctctctcgctctctctctctgtctgtctctctctcgctctctctctgtctgtctgtctgtctctctctcgctctctctctctctgtctgtctgtctctctctcgctctctctctctctgtctgtctgtctctctctcgctctctctctgtctgtctctctcgctctctctctctgtctgtctgtctctctctcgctctctctctctgtctgtctgtctctctctcgctctctctctctgtctgtctgtctctctctcgctctctctctctgtctgtctgtctctctctcgctctctctgtctgtctgtctctctctcgctctctctctctgtctgtctgtctctcttccccctccacaGGAGACCTCACCAAATTTGGCCGAGGGGATGCCTCTTCTCCAGCCCCGGCCACCACCCTAGCCCAACCTCAGCAGAACCAGACGCAGACCCACCACACCACCCAGCAGACGTTCCTGAACCCTGCGTTACCGCCAGGCTACAGCTACACCAGCCTGCCGTACTACACCGGCGTCCCCGGCCTCCCCAGCACCTTCCAGTACGGCCCAGCCATGTTCGCTGTGAGTATCATTgccttggaggggggggggggatttggttTCCCCTCTGGACACCCCCACACTCCTGCGGGTGAACGACTCGCCCTTGTAGAGCAAACGGCTCgagttgatttggtttattattgtcacatgtattaacatacagtgaaaagtattgtttcttgtgcgctatacagacaaagcatactgttcatagagaaggaaaggagagggtgcagaatgtagtgttacagtcatagctagggtgtagagaaagatcaacttaatgcgaggttcaaaagtctgacggcagcagggaagaagctgttcttgagtcggtcggtacgtgacctcagacttttgtgtcttttccccaacggaagaaggtggaagagagaatgtccggggtgcgtggggggtccttgattatgctggctgcttttcccgaggcagcgggaagtgtaggcagagtcaatggatgggaggctggtttgcgtgatgggactgggctactttcacgaccctttgtagttccttgcggtcttgggcagagcaggagcccagaccaagctgtgatacaaccagaaagaatgctttctatggggcatctgtaaaagttggtgagagtcgtagcggacatgccaaatttccttagtcttctgagaaagtagaggcatcggtggggctttcttaactaaaaccTTTTCTCTACCGCAGAAACACTCAGTGATTGGAGCCtattattgtgttcaattctggtcgccacaccaccagaaggatgtggaagctttagagaggcttacagaagaggtttaccaggatgttgcctggtctggagggtattagctatgaggagaggttggagaaacttggtttgttctcactggagtgacggagggtgagggggcgacctgatagaggtttacaagtggcatggacagagtggatagtcagatgctctttcctggggtagaaaagtcaagtactcggggacgtaggtttaaggCGCGTGGGGGaatagtttagaggagatgtgcgaggtaagtttttttacacagagggtggtgaatgtctggaacgcgctgcccggggaaggtggtgggagcaggtacgatcgcggcgtttaaggggcaactagatgaataggatgggaatggaaggatacgcacTCCATAAGTGCatccggttttagtttaggcagcatcatgatcggcgcaggagggccgatgggcctgtttctgtactgtactgttctttgttcttcaaattGAGGCTTATTGGAGATGGAAGGGGGCATGCGGATTGAGTGGGAGGGCGGGAGCAGTGTGACTGAGGTGGAGGTGACCCGAGGGCCGCCCTGAGTGTGTTGAATATTCCTGCTTTTCCCCCGTGTGGTGATGCTTTATCTgtgcttttaaaagaaaaaatgcaagtacacagagagcccagaGTGAAATATTTGTAtcgaaggccaagcagcagggttgccaaggcaacaggctttttTGAGTTTTCTTTGAATTCGGCCAATCAATTTGAACCAGAACAGGCTTTGGAATTTAACAAATCAATTTGGAATTGGACACCAAGCACCTACTGAATTTGATATTGACGGTTTTGCCAATCGACGACCAAATGCTATTGTGGACGATATTGATATGCAGGGTATAAAAGaggagggcagtggggggggggcaagaaaAAAAGCAGGGAGCAACTGCTGTCTGCCACAGCCATTAGCGCTAAGCCTCATCCTGAAAGAACCAAAGAAGACAGATGTTCCAGGCAGAAGAATAACACGGAATGCCTCGAATATTCCAGAAGatgcaaaacctggttgtaatttagagagtgacaaaaattccattttttttttgttaataagtgggaattgtatttgtcTGACCAGCATGCCGGGTTTTAtttagtttgttaatagtttagttaacctgttcactattAGAGAAATAAACTGTTACTTGTTAACTTTAGAGAGAGTGTGCGTCAGggggttattttgatttaaccactggaAGTTGCTGAAGAACGGATCGTACCACTTCGCACTCACTTGTAACAGCTTGTGAAGCGCGGCACTCCTCTGAGTGGTTAGCTGTCAGTTCTGAGAGAAGGGGGGGATCAACCTCCCCTTTATAACAGTGGCCGTCCCCTTTGAGAgcgtctttccccccccccctttgagagtgtctttcccccccccctttagAATACAGGTGCAGAGGCGGAGGGAGGTTTGACCCAgacgggcgtgtgtgtgtgtgtgtctgtacagAAGGCTCTGACATCCGTTGGTGAAATGTGCCACCCGGGTGTTTTGCCTGGCgccgggaaagggggggggggttctgttcCAGCTTTGTTTGACCGGTTCCCTTTCGCCCGCCGCAGGTGCCCCCGGCGTCATCAAAGCAGCACGGCGTCAACGTTAACGCACCGGCAACCGCCTTCCAGCAGGCGAGTGGCTACGGGACGCACGGATACAGCACTGGTAAGTGAGTGACGGCTGCCGCCCTACCCCTCGTGCCCTACCCCTCGTGCCCTACCCCTCGTGCCCTACCCCTCGTGCCCTACCCCTCGTGCCCTACCCCTCgtgccctacccccccccccccccccccccacccccacccccaccccccacccccataacccttccAGGCATCCTCTAATCAGTTCCGGGCATCCTCTAATCAGCGAACCTACCCTGGTTAACAGTCTAGAGGGTTGAGTGGGcgcgaggcgatggcctcgtggtattatcgctagactattaatccagaaactcagctaatgttctgggggacccgggttcgaatccccgccacggcagatggtggaatttgaattcaatgaaaaaaaaatctggaattaagaatctactgatgacccattgtcggaaaaacccatctggttccctttagaacatagaacagtacagcacaaaacaggcccttcggcccacgatgttgtgccgagctttatctgaaaccaagatcaagctatcccactccctatcatcctggtgtgctccatgtgcctatccaataaccgcttaaatgttcctaaagtgtctgactccactatcactgcaggcagtccattccacaccccaaccactctctgcgtaaagaacctacctctgatatccttcctatatctcccaccatgaaccctatagttatgcccccttgtaatagctccatccacctgaggaaatagtctttgaacgttcactctatctatccccttcatcattttataaacctctattaagtctcccctcagcctcctcccctccagagagaacagccctagctccctcaacctttcctcataagacctaccctccaaaccaggcagcatcctggtaaatctcctctgcactctttccagcgcttccacatccttcttatagtgaggtgaccagaactgcgcacaatattccaaacgtggtctcaccaaggtcctgtacagttgcagcataaccccacggctcttaaactccaaccccctgttaataaaagctaacacactataggccttcttcacagctctatccacttgagtggcaacctttagagatctgtggatatgaaccccaagatctctctgttcctccacagggaaggaaatctgctgtccttaccccggtctggcctacatgtgactccagagccacacagcaatgtggttgactctcaactgtccctccaagggcaactaccccccccccaccccccccccccgggtaaggctctggggaaacggcagaaaatgctggaaaaatctcagcagatctgacagcgtcagcggagagagagaatcgagccaacgtttcgagtctgggtgacccttcgtctggTCGTCCATACTAGCACTTGCTgtcttagtttcagattccagctgccCTGACGGAGGGTCACGCAGATTCGAagcgttggctcgattctctctctccgcagaggctgtcagacccgctgagcctttccagcctttttctgtttttgtctccgattccagcatccacagaattCTGCCTTGACCTGGAGGTTCCggggggagccgggttcgaatcccaatgtggcaaatggtgaaatctaAATTCAATAGATATCAGAAATTAAATGTCGGATGATGGCCCGACAGTTGTGTCGGCAGATACTGGAAAGGtgtgaatcgtagaatcctacaccgcagaaagaggccattcggcccatagcgcctgcactgaccacaatcccacccaggccctatccccataaccccatgttaatccccctgacactaaggggcaatttagcatggccaatccacctaacttgcacatctttggacactaaggggcaatttagcacggccaatccacctaacctacacatctttggacactaaggggcaatttagcacggccaatccacctaacctacacatctttggacactaaggggcaatttagcatggccaatccacctaacctgcacatctttggacagtaaggggcaatttagcatggccaatccacctaacctgcacatctttggacagtaaggggcaatttagcacggccaatccacctaacctacacatctttggacactaaggggcaatttagcacggccaatccacctaacctgcacatctttggacactaaggggcaatttagcacggccaatccacctaacctgcacatctttggacactaaggggcaatttagcacggccaatccacctaacctgcacatctttggacactaaggggcaatttagcacggccaatccacctaacctacacatctttggacactaaggggcaatttagcacggccaatccacctaacctacacatctttggacactaaggggcaatttagcacggccaatccacctaacctacacatctttggacactaaggggcaatttagcacggccaatccacctaacctacacatctttggacactaaggggcaatttagcacggccaatccacctaacctgcacatctttggacactaaggggcaatttagcacggccaatccacctaacctgcacatctttggacactaaggggcaatttagcatggccaatccacctaatctgcacatctttggacactaaggggcaatttagcacggccaatccccctaacctacacattctgtcCCTGGACAGCCACTCCTCTTTGTAAACCCCCCTCTTTTTGTTTGCTTTGCATCTTCTGCGACCCTCCCTGGGCTGGTGCGAGTTATTCACAGCactttgttttcatgtttttggCCTTTTAGCTGGCGTGTCAGTGACCTCAAGCAACACGGGGGTCCCGGACATCTCAGGATCTGTGTACAGCAAAACCCAGCAGGTGAGTCCGCCACTGTTCGGGAGTCTAGCCCCCGGGTTATCCAACCCTCTGGCCCGCCCACGCGAGCCACGTCAGCAAAATCCCGCAGCTGCCGGCGCACCCGAGGTAAAACCAGGCGAACGCGGGAGCGCCTTGGCGGGTCGCTAGAGAGAGGGGTGGTCAACGTCTCCAGACCATAATCCCCCTGTCGAAGGTTGGCCGTAACCAAAAATAATTTAACTGGTGTTTCACCACTGTGTGGAGGACTTTAATTGGAgcaagagtgggccattcagcccatcgagcctatccTATCATTGAATATACCCTGGCTGATTGCGTCTAAACTCCATTGCTCCTGACCCATTCCCCATATCGCTTCATTCCCTCAGAGACCCGAAGTCtgtcaatcatagaattcctacagtgcagaagaggccatttggcccatcgagtctgcacagactctctgacagcatCTCGCCCAggcccctccctgtaaccccggacatttaccgtggccaatccacctaacccgcacatcgttggacactaaggggcaatttagcacggccaatgcaccctaacccgcacatcttttggactgtgggaggaaaccggagcacccggaggaaacccacgcagacagggggagcacgtgcagactccacacagactgtgacccgagccgggaatcgaacccgggtccctggcgctgtgaggcagcagtgctaacccacacatccacaATACTATGGGGGAGGGAATTTAACCAGCTGtaaactcctcaaagcctgtccaccatctacacggcacaagtcaggagtgtgatggaacactctccacttgcctggatgagtgcagctccaacaacaatctccacttgcctggatgagtgcggctccaacaacaatctccacttgcctggatgagtgcagctccaacaacaatctccacttgcctggatgagtgcggctccaacaacaatctccacttgcctggatgagtgcggctccaacaacaatctccacttgcctggatgagtgcggctccaacaacaatctccacttgcctggatgagtgcggctccaacaacaatctccacttgcctggatgagtgtctctccaacaacaatctccacttgcctggatgagtgtggctcccaacaacactcgagaagctcgacaccatccaggacaaagcagccccgctcgatcgacacgctgaccacaaacactcactccctccacccccgacacagccgtgtgaaccatctacaagatgcaccgcagcgactcaccaaggctccttcaacagcaccttccaaacccgccacttctaccatcgagaaggacaaggggggggcagcagacacatggggaacacccaccacctgcaagttcccactccgagccactcaccatcccgacttggaaatatatcggccgttccttcactgcggctgggggtcaaaatcccggaactccctacctaacagcactgtgggtgtacctaccccacacacggggactgactgatgtccaataacaatcctggaactcactccctaacagcactgtgggtgtacctaccccacacaaggggactgactgatatccaatagCAATCCTGGagcacccttcctaacagcactgtgggtgtacctaccccacacatggggactgactgatgtccaatagcaatcctggagcaccctccctaacagcgctgtgggtgtacctaccccacacacaggggctgactgatgtccaataacaatcctggaactccttccctaacagcgctgtgggtgtacctaccccacacacggggactgactgatgtccactaACAAtctcggaactccctccctaacagcacagtgagtGTACCTATAGTCAATTGtagaatccctgaagtgcagaagaggccattcggccctgcactgactttctgacggagcactttacccaggccctccccctgtaaccccacacatttagcatggccggtccaccgaacctacagatcctgggacactgaggggcaatttaccatggactgcagtgggttcaggaTGGCGCTCACCCAGCACCTTCCCGAGGGGCATTTAGGAATGGGCGATGAATTCTGGGCccggccagcaacgcccacattgcgcaaatgaataaaataatccTCAAATATTCCCCCCGGCGGAGCGAGGCCTCAAATATTCCCCCCCGCGGAGCGAGGCCTCAAATATTCCCCCCCGCGGAGCGAGGCCTCAAATATTCCCCCCTGCGGAGCGAGGCCTCAAATATTCCCCCCTGCGGAGCGAGGCCTCAAATATTCCCCCCCGTGGAGCAGGGCCTCAAATATTCCCCCCCGTGGAGCAGGGCCTCAAATATTCCCCCCCGTGGAGCAGGGCCTCAAATATTCCCCCCCGCGGAGCAGGGCCTCAAATATTCCCCCCCGCGGAGCGAGGCCTCAAATATTCCCCCCCGCGGAGCAGGGCCTCAAATATTCCCCCCCGCGGAGCAGGGCCTCAAATATTCCCCCCCGCGGAGCGAGGCCTCAAATATTCCTCCCCGCGGAGCGAGGCCTCAAATATTCCCCCCCGCAGAGTGGGGCGTCAAATATGCCCCCCCGCGGAGCGAGGCCTCAAATATTCCCCCCCGCGGAGCGAGGCCTCAAATATTCCCCCCCGCGGAGCGAGGCCTCAAATATTCCCCCCCGCAGAGTGGGGCGTCAAATATTCCCCCCCCGCAGAGCAGGGCCTCAAATATTCCCCCCCGCGGAGCGAGGCCTCAAATATTCCCCCCCGCAGAGTGGGGCGTCAAATATTCCCCCCCGCAGAGCAGGGCCTCAAATATTCCCCCCACAGAGCAGGGCCTCAAATATTCCCCCCGCAGAGCAGGGCCTCAAATATTCCCCCCCGCGGAGCAGGGCCTCAAATATTCCCCCCGCAGAGCAGGGCCTCAAATATTCCCCCCGCGGAGCGGGGCCTCAAATATTCCCCCCGCAGAGCAGGGCCTCAAATATTCCCCCCGCAGAGCAGGGCCTCAAATATTCCCCCCACAGAGCAGGGCCTCAAATATTCCCGCCGCAGAGCAGGGCCTCAAATATTCCTCCCTGCGGACCGGGGCCTGGAGTAACCGCGGCAGGGAGCGGGGCCTGGCGTAACCGTGACACCGTGCTGGCCTGAGGGGCGGCCTGTTCGCTCGCGTGGGAGCGAGGATGGAGTTGGGAGCGTAAAGAAGGGGCAAGAATGGCTACTCTGAAAGGAATGAGGGGGATTGGATTCGAGGGGGGGGGAGCTTTGGAGGGGTCTAACTGatgttcctgtctctctctctctcttgtctgacAAAAACCCGTTGCTTTTCTCCCGTGCCAGTCTTTCGAGAAGCAAGGCTTTCACACGGGCACTCCGGCGGCCTCGTTCAACCTGCCCTCGGCCCTGGGCAGCGCCGGCCCCGTCAACCCCGCCACTGCGGCTGGCTACCCCCCGCCGTTCATGCACATTCTGGCGCCTCACCAGCAACAGATGCACTCGCAAATCCTGCATCTCCAACAGGACGGGCAGGTATGAGCATCAAAACTTGTGGTTCCTTTTTAAAAACAGAGCACTGGCAGGGGGCCAgtgaatacaagaacagggacgaacgtct contains the following coding sequences:
- the LOC144490967 gene encoding ubiquitin-associated protein 2-like produces the protein DYYGIPFATPTTPITGREASLTNNPYSGDLTKFGRGDASSPAPATTLAQPQQNQTQTHHTTQQTFLNPALPPGYSYTSLPYYTGVPGLPSTFQYGPAMFAVPPASSKQHGVNVNAPATAFQQASGYGTHGYSTAGVSVTSSNTGVPDISGSVYSKTQQSFEKQGFHTGTPAASFNLPSALGSAGPVNPATAAGYPPPFMHILAPHQQQMHSQILHLQQDGQV